A single region of the Bacteroidales bacterium genome encodes:
- the murI gene encoding glutamate racemase: protein MNNNNKPIGVFDSGVGGLTVANAIRQLLPNERLIYFGDTAHLPYGDKSKETIIGYSARITQYLLEQQCKVVVVACNTASANAYDAIIKEAGSNALVVDVINPVVEYVASRKKYKHVGVIGTKGTINSGTYVSKIIALNPHISVASLATPMLVPMIEEGFIFDDISNAIIRSYLSKPDFEHIDSLILGCTHYPIIKNQINKFFNFNVDVIDSSKIVANHLRNLLTEKNELNNDPNPHHRFLVSDYTDYFQVISKLFFEEVIELEKVNLWN from the coding sequence ATGAACAATAATAACAAGCCAATCGGAGTATTCGATTCGGGGGTAGGCGGTCTGACAGTGGCCAACGCCATCAGGCAGTTGTTGCCCAATGAACGGCTCATATATTTCGGTGATACCGCCCATTTGCCTTACGGCGATAAATCAAAGGAGACCATCATCGGTTATTCGGCACGCATAACACAATACCTGCTTGAACAACAGTGTAAAGTGGTTGTGGTTGCCTGCAATACCGCCTCGGCCAATGCCTATGATGCCATAATAAAGGAGGCCGGTTCCAATGCGCTTGTAGTGGATGTAATCAACCCTGTTGTCGAATACGTTGCATCAAGAAAGAAATACAAACATGTAGGTGTTATCGGAACTAAAGGTACTATTAACAGCGGAACCTATGTAAGCAAGATCATTGCCCTTAACCCGCATATTTCGGTTGCCTCCCTGGCAACGCCTATGCTGGTTCCGATGATTGAAGAAGGGTTTATTTTTGATGACATCAGCAACGCGATCATCCGCAGCTACCTGTCAAAACCCGATTTCGAACATATTGATTCCCTGATCCTTGGTTGCACTCATTACCCGATTATTAAAAACCAGATTAACAAGTTCTTTAATTTCAATGTAGATGTAATCGATTCGTCGAAGATTGTTGCCAATCACCTGCGTAACCTGCTAACAGAAAAGAACGAGCTCAACAATGATCCCAATCCGCATCACCGTTTCCTCGTATCCGATTACACCGACTACTTCCAGGTGATTTCAAAGTTGTTTTTTGAAGAGGTGATTGAGCTGGAGAAGGTAAATTTGTGGAATTAG
- a CDS encoding 2-oxoacid:acceptor oxidoreductase subunit alpha: MKKRVKIIERDDVVVKFAGDSGDGIQLTGAQFSDTSAFVGNDLATFPDYPAEIRAPQGTVAGVSGFQVHIGHKEVQTPGDLADVLVAMNPAALKANMRWLRPGATIIIDIDNFDSRHYKKADYIEDPLKDGSLEGYNVVEAPITEMTRDVVKQFGLDARVADKTKNQFVAGILFWLFNRDVKIGEAFLKDRFKKKPDLVKANLAVLHAGYNYAETVEAIEATYKVKPAEKGAGLYRNMTGNVAIAWGLVAAAERAKRTLFLGSYPITPASEILQELTKMKSLGVVAFQAEDEIAGICSAIGAAFAGCLAVSSTSGPGLSLKSEGLGLAVITELPLVVVDVQRGGPSTGLPTKTEQSDLMQALYGRHGECQVVVLASSTPANCFEYAFEAARIAIEHMTPVILLSDGYLANGSELWKIPAVKDLPEIKARLVKDDDPDYKPYARDIETLARSWALPGQPGLRHRVGGLEKSDITGVISYDPYNHEKMTILRNDKVAKVANFIPRQEVIGNESGDLLVVGWGGTYGALYTGVQEMIEEGKSISLAQFNYINPLPNNVSEIFRNFKKIIVCELNLGQFASYLRSKLPEFNYLQFNKVQGLPFMISELKEKFNDVLMTPENHGK; this comes from the coding sequence ATGAAAAAAAGGGTAAAAATAATTGAACGAGACGATGTAGTTGTAAAATTTGCGGGTGATTCAGGTGACGGCATTCAGCTCACAGGAGCCCAGTTTTCTGATACATCGGCCTTTGTAGGAAATGATCTGGCCACTTTTCCGGACTATCCTGCAGAAATACGTGCACCCCAGGGAACAGTTGCCGGAGTTTCAGGTTTCCAGGTACACATTGGTCACAAAGAGGTGCAAACGCCGGGTGACCTTGCCGATGTACTGGTAGCTATGAATCCTGCAGCCCTCAAGGCAAATATGAGATGGCTGCGTCCGGGGGCAACGATTATTATTGACATTGATAATTTCGATTCACGACATTACAAAAAAGCGGATTACATCGAAGATCCGCTGAAGGATGGTTCCCTCGAAGGATATAATGTAGTTGAGGCACCCATCACTGAAATGACCAGGGATGTGGTTAAGCAGTTCGGCCTTGACGCCCGGGTTGCTGATAAGACAAAGAATCAGTTTGTAGCTGGTATTCTTTTCTGGCTCTTCAACCGCGATGTAAAGATTGGCGAAGCATTCCTGAAAGATCGCTTTAAGAAAAAACCGGATCTTGTAAAGGCAAACCTGGCTGTGCTTCATGCAGGCTATAACTATGCTGAAACGGTGGAAGCCATTGAGGCCACTTACAAAGTGAAACCAGCCGAGAAGGGTGCCGGACTTTACCGGAATATGACCGGAAACGTAGCCATAGCCTGGGGATTGGTTGCTGCTGCTGAAAGGGCAAAACGGACCCTATTCCTTGGCTCCTATCCGATAACCCCTGCTTCGGAAATATTGCAGGAACTTACCAAAATGAAAAGCCTGGGAGTTGTTGCCTTCCAGGCTGAAGATGAAATAGCTGGCATATGTTCGGCAATTGGAGCTGCCTTTGCCGGTTGCCTGGCCGTTTCATCCACATCAGGACCGGGTTTGTCACTTAAAAGTGAGGGCCTCGGATTGGCCGTGATTACCGAACTTCCGCTGGTGGTGGTGGATGTTCAGCGGGGCGGACCGTCAACAGGACTTCCCACAAAAACAGAACAGAGTGACCTGATGCAGGCATTGTATGGACGGCACGGGGAATGCCAGGTTGTTGTACTGGCTTCTTCAACACCCGCCAACTGCTTTGAATATGCTTTCGAGGCCGCACGGATTGCCATTGAACATATGACTCCTGTAATCCTGCTTTCAGACGGTTACCTTGCCAACGGATCGGAATTGTGGAAAATTCCTGCAGTGAAAGACCTTCCTGAAATCAAGGCAAGGCTTGTAAAAGATGATGATCCGGATTACAAACCCTATGCAAGGGATATTGAAACTCTTGCCCGGTCATGGGCATTGCCGGGTCAGCCCGGGTTGAGGCACAGGGTTGGGGGACTTGAAAAATCGGATATCACAGGGGTGATTTCTTATGATCCGTACAACCATGAAAAGATGACAATCCTGAGGAATGACAAGGTTGCCAAAGTGGCAAACTTTATTCCCCGCCAGGAAGTTATTGGCAATGAAAGCGGCGACCTGCTTGTTGTGGGTTGGGGCGGAACTTACGGAGCTCTTTACACCGGCGTGCAGGAAATGATTGAGGAAGGTAAAAGCATCAGCCTTGCCCAGTTCAACTATATCAATCCTTTGCCGAACAATGTTTCCGAAATCTTCCGCAATTTCAAAAAGATAATTGTTTGCGAACTGAACCTCGGCCAGTTTGCTTCCTATTTAAGAAGCAAATTACCCGAATTCAATTATCTGCAATTCAACAAAGTGCAGGGATTGCCT
- a CDS encoding OmpH family outer membrane protein codes for MKRVYILLAGLLLSLGITVAQKYAFVDTEYILNNIPNYKAAQDQLDKQSQEWQKEVEAKYADIEKMYKDYQAERVLLSEDMRKQREDAIVNKEKEAKELQKNYFGQEGALFKKRQELIEPIQDDVYNAIKDLATENGYAAIFDTSSGASMIYTNPRYDISDEVLQKLGYKN; via the coding sequence ATGAAAAGAGTATATATTTTGCTGGCCGGTTTGCTCCTATCCCTTGGAATTACCGTTGCACAAAAATATGCCTTTGTGGATACGGAATACATATTGAATAATATTCCGAATTACAAGGCTGCCCAGGACCAACTCGACAAGCAGTCGCAGGAATGGCAGAAAGAAGTGGAAGCCAAATATGCCGACATTGAAAAAATGTATAAGGATTACCAGGCTGAACGGGTATTGCTTTCAGAGGATATGAGAAAACAAAGAGAAGACGCCATTGTCAACAAGGAAAAAGAAGCCAAGGAACTGCAGAAAAACTATTTTGGCCAGGAAGGTGCACTTTTCAAAAAACGCCAGGAACTCATTGAACCTATCCAGGATGATGTTTATAATGCGATCAAGGATCTTGCAACTGAAAACGGCTATGCCGCCATTTTCGATACATCAAGCGGTGCTTCAATGATCTATACAAACCCGAGGTACGATATAAGTGACGAAGTGCTTCAGAAACTCGGTTATAAAAATTAA
- a CDS encoding gamma carbonic anhydrase family protein: protein MGLIKTVRGFTPQLGKECYVSDTAVIIGDVIAGDQCSFWFNVVIRGDVNSIRIGNKVNIQDGTVLHTLYQRSVIEIGNHVSIGHNAVIHGAKIMDNVLIGMGAIVLDHAEIGENSIIAAGSVVLTGTKVEPGSIYAGVPAKRVKDVDPQQAAEMINRIANDYIMYAGWFKEE from the coding sequence ATGGGTTTGATTAAAACGGTCAGGGGTTTTACGCCGCAACTCGGAAAAGAGTGTTATGTTTCGGATACGGCTGTAATTATAGGGGATGTTATTGCCGGCGACCAGTGCAGTTTCTGGTTTAACGTGGTGATCAGGGGCGATGTAAATTCAATACGGATAGGAAACAAGGTAAATATCCAGGATGGCACCGTTCTGCATACGCTCTACCAGCGGTCAGTGATTGAAATCGGCAACCATGTTTCAATTGGTCATAACGCAGTGATCCACGGAGCAAAGATCATGGATAATGTGCTGATTGGTATGGGCGCGATTGTGCTGGATCATGCAGAAATCGGGGAAAATTCGATTATTGCAGCAGGATCCGTTGTACTGACAGGAACTAAGGTTGAACCCGGAAGCATTTATGCCGGTGTGCCGGCCAAACGGGTTAAGGATGTAGACCCGCAGCAGGCCGCTGAAATGATCAACCGCATAGCGAATGATTATATCATGTACGCGGGGTGGTTTAAGGAGGAATGA
- a CDS encoding OmpH family outer membrane protein, with amino-acid sequence MKKVFGLLIIAGLVLTSGSIFAQNPLKIGHIDSRLVFAAMPESDSAQKKLEREAAVMQQTLEELQVEFNKKYDEYTKLSNDPNVNPVILNSKQEELASLNQRSQTFQQEADKSLSDKRAELFKPIQDKAIKAVNDVAAENGFTYIFDTAGGMIVYTAPESQDILPLVKTKLGLK; translated from the coding sequence ATGAAAAAAGTATTTGGATTACTGATAATTGCAGGTTTAGTATTAACCTCTGGGAGTATTTTCGCTCAAAATCCGCTCAAGATAGGGCACATCGACAGCCGGCTTGTTTTCGCCGCCATGCCGGAAAGCGACAGCGCACAGAAAAAACTTGAGCGTGAAGCCGCTGTAATGCAGCAGACACTGGAAGAATTGCAGGTTGAATTCAATAAGAAATACGATGAATACACTAAATTATCTAATGATCCGAATGTTAATCCTGTGATTTTAAATTCAAAACAGGAAGAATTAGCAAGCCTGAACCAGAGAAGCCAGACTTTCCAACAGGAAGCCGATAAATCATTAAGCGATAAAAGGGCTGAATTATTCAAACCCATCCAGGATAAAGCCATAAAAGCTGTTAATGATGTAGCCGCTGAAAACGGTTTCACCTATATTTTTGATACAGCCGGAGGAATGATCGTGTATACGGCTCCTGAATCACAGGATATTCTGCCGCTTGTTAAAACCAAGCTCGGACTGAAATAA